In a genomic window of Telopea speciosissima isolate NSW1024214 ecotype Mountain lineage chromosome 5, Tspe_v1, whole genome shotgun sequence:
- the LOC122660830 gene encoding protein DETOXIFICATION 46, chloroplastic-like isoform X3 yields MDSTTLALPSHFPAMRIPRHRRSISPLTFFNQFSPSSSSCSCSSLSPSTVIVSFGTCNSRRFRTACVGPPEQDIADKPNRAIDNDEDFVSVTSVQLETIEDVPLVGAENFGADKSIWTQMKEIVMFAGPATGLWISGPLMSLIDTAVIGQGSSVELAALGPGTVVCDYLSYAFMFLSISTSNMIATSLAKEDINEVQHQISILLFVALACGVGMLFFTKFLGARILTAFTGPKNMHLVPAANTYVQIRGLAWPAILVGWVAQSASLGMKDSWGPLKALAVASAVNGIGDIILCCFFGYGIAGAAWATMVSQVIAAFMMIGTLNKKGYNAFSLSIPSPKELVQILELAGPVFITMISKVAFYSLLAYFATSMGTNTIAAHQVMVQVYCMCTVWGEPLSQTAQSFMPELMYGVNRSLEKALLCPKCTEWTMHHAGKDVTEVTCDYWSLNWIYIRNCWGIYPLVVPFPFHS; encoded by the exons ATGGACTCCACAACCCTAGCTCTCCCCTCCCACTTTCCTGCTATGCGGATCCCTCGTCACAGACGATCAATCTCGCCTCTAACATTCTTTAACCagttttctccttcttcctcgtcttgttcttgttcttctctttcgcCTTCCACTGTAATCGTTTCCTTTGGAACATGTAATAGTCGACGCTTCAGAACTGCTTGTGTTGGCCCTCCTGAACAAGATATCGCCGACAAGCCTAATCGTGCGATTGACAATGACGAGGACTTCGTTTCAGTTACTTCCGTCCAGCTAGAAACCATCGAGGATGTTCCTTTGGTAGGAGCGGAGAATTTTGGTGCGGACAAGAGCATCTGGACACAGATGAAGGAGATCGTCATGTTTGCAGGCCCTGCAACTGGGCTCTGGATAAGTGGCCCCCTGATGAGTCTCATTGATACTGCAGTTATTGGCCAAGGGAGCTCAGTGGAGCTTGCTGCCTTAG GACCAGGCACCGTGGTTTGTGATTATCTGAGTTACGCCTTCATGTTCCTGTCCATATCCACTTCCAATATGATAGCCACGTCCCTCGCTAAAGAG GATATAAATGAAGTACAACATCAGATATCCATCTTGCTGTTTGTTGCTTTAGCTTGTGGTGTGGGAATGCTTTTCTTCACGAAATTTCTAGGCGCAAGGATACTAACTG CTTTCACTGGGCCAAAGAATATGCATTTAGTACCTGCTGCAAACACATATGTTCAG ATTCGAGGCTTAGCCTGGCCAGCGATTCTTGTCGGATGGGTTGCTCAAAGTGCCAG TCTAGGCATGAAAGATTCTTGGGGACCTTTGAAGGCTTTGGCAGTTGCTAGTGCTGTAAATGGCATTGGTGATATCATCTTATGCTGTTTCTTCGGATATGGTATTGCTGGTGCAGCTTGGGCAACAATGGTTTCACAG GTTATTGCAGCGTTTATGATGATTGGAACTCTGAACAAGAAAGGCTATAATGCTTTCTCTTTATCCATCCCATCACCCAAGGAACTAGTACAAATACTGGAGTTAGCTGGTCCAGTGTTCATAACAATGATATCAAAG GTGGCCTTTTACTCTCTTCTTGCATATTTTGCTACTTCTATGGGCACAAACACTATTGCAGCCCATCAG GTCATGGTTCAGGTTTACTGCATGTGTACTGTATGGGGGGAGCCCCTTTCTCAAACTGCACAGTCATTTATGCCTGAGTTGATGTATGGAGTTAATCGTAGTTTGGAAAAG GCTTTGCTTTGTCCCAAATGTACTGAATGGACTATGCATCATGCAGGCAAGGATGTTACTGAAGTCACTTGTGATTATTGGAGCCTTAACTGGATTTATATTAGGAACTGTTGGGGCATCTATCCCTTGGTTGTTCCCTTTCCTTTTCACAGCTGA
- the LOC122660830 gene encoding protein DETOXIFICATION 46, chloroplastic-like isoform X1: protein MDSTTLALPSHFPAMRIPRHRRSISPLTFFNQFSPSSSSCSCSSLSPSTVIVSFGTCNSRRFRTACVGPPEQDIADKPNRAIDNDEDFVSVTSVQLETIEDVPLVGAENFGADKSIWTQMKEIVMFAGPATGLWISGPLMSLIDTAVIGQGSSVELAALGPGTVVCDYLSYAFMFLSISTSNMIATSLAKEDINEVQHQISILLFVALACGVGMLFFTKFLGARILTAFTGPKNMHLVPAANTYVQIRGLAWPAILVGWVAQSASLGMKDSWGPLKALAVASAVNGIGDIILCCFFGYGIAGAAWATMVSQVIAAFMMIGTLNKKGYNAFSLSIPSPKELVQILELAGPVFITMISKVAFYSLLAYFATSMGTNTIAAHQVMVQVYCMCTVWGEPLSQTAQSFMPELMYGVNRSLEKARMLLKSLVIIGALTGFILGTVGASIPWLFPFLFTADHEVIGEMHKVLLPYFVALLVTPSMCSLEGTLLAGRDLRFLSLSMSGCFTLGGLLLVLVNSRGCGLPGCWWGLAGFQWARFCLALQRLASPHGILYSEEFNQHKLEILKAA from the exons ATGGACTCCACAACCCTAGCTCTCCCCTCCCACTTTCCTGCTATGCGGATCCCTCGTCACAGACGATCAATCTCGCCTCTAACATTCTTTAACCagttttctccttcttcctcgtcttgttcttgttcttctctttcgcCTTCCACTGTAATCGTTTCCTTTGGAACATGTAATAGTCGACGCTTCAGAACTGCTTGTGTTGGCCCTCCTGAACAAGATATCGCCGACAAGCCTAATCGTGCGATTGACAATGACGAGGACTTCGTTTCAGTTACTTCCGTCCAGCTAGAAACCATCGAGGATGTTCCTTTGGTAGGAGCGGAGAATTTTGGTGCGGACAAGAGCATCTGGACACAGATGAAGGAGATCGTCATGTTTGCAGGCCCTGCAACTGGGCTCTGGATAAGTGGCCCCCTGATGAGTCTCATTGATACTGCAGTTATTGGCCAAGGGAGCTCAGTGGAGCTTGCTGCCTTAG GACCAGGCACCGTGGTTTGTGATTATCTGAGTTACGCCTTCATGTTCCTGTCCATATCCACTTCCAATATGATAGCCACGTCCCTCGCTAAAGAG GATATAAATGAAGTACAACATCAGATATCCATCTTGCTGTTTGTTGCTTTAGCTTGTGGTGTGGGAATGCTTTTCTTCACGAAATTTCTAGGCGCAAGGATACTAACTG CTTTCACTGGGCCAAAGAATATGCATTTAGTACCTGCTGCAAACACATATGTTCAG ATTCGAGGCTTAGCCTGGCCAGCGATTCTTGTCGGATGGGTTGCTCAAAGTGCCAG TCTAGGCATGAAAGATTCTTGGGGACCTTTGAAGGCTTTGGCAGTTGCTAGTGCTGTAAATGGCATTGGTGATATCATCTTATGCTGTTTCTTCGGATATGGTATTGCTGGTGCAGCTTGGGCAACAATGGTTTCACAG GTTATTGCAGCGTTTATGATGATTGGAACTCTGAACAAGAAAGGCTATAATGCTTTCTCTTTATCCATCCCATCACCCAAGGAACTAGTACAAATACTGGAGTTAGCTGGTCCAGTGTTCATAACAATGATATCAAAG GTGGCCTTTTACTCTCTTCTTGCATATTTTGCTACTTCTATGGGCACAAACACTATTGCAGCCCATCAG GTCATGGTTCAGGTTTACTGCATGTGTACTGTATGGGGGGAGCCCCTTTCTCAAACTGCACAGTCATTTATGCCTGAGTTGATGTATGGAGTTAATCGTAGTTTGGAAAAG GCAAGGATGTTACTGAAGTCACTTGTGATTATTGGAGCCTTAACTGGATTTATATTAGGAACTGTTGGGGCATCTATCCCTTGGTTGTTCCCTTTCCTTTTCACAGCTGATCATGAGGTCATTGGAGAG ATGCACAAAGTGTTGCTTCCTTACTTCGTTGCATTATTGGTGACACCTTCTATGTGTAGCCTTGAAGGGACATTGTTG GCTGGCCGGGATCTTAGGTTTCTAAGTTTATCAATGAGTGGGTGTTTTACTTTGGGTGGCCTTCTGTTAGTG CTTGTGAACAGTAGAGGGTGTGGTCTGCCAGGCTGCTGGTGGGGACTTGCAGGATTTCAATGG GCTCGATTCTGCCTTGCTCTGCAACGGCTTGCTTCACCTCATGGCATACTATACTCGGAAGAATTCAACCAACATAAACTGGAAATTTTGAAAGCTGCATAG
- the LOC122660830 gene encoding protein DETOXIFICATION 46, chloroplastic-like isoform X2 encodes MDSTTLALPSHFPAMRIPRHRRSISPLTFFNQFSPSSSSCSCSSLSPSTVIVSFGTCNSRRFRTACVGPPEQDIADKPNRAIDNDEDFVSVTSVQLETIEDVPLVGAENFGADKSIWTQMKEIVMFAGPATGLWISGPLMSLIDTAVIGQGSSVELAALGPGTVVCDYLSYAFMFLSISTSNMIATSLAKEDINEVQHQISILLFVALACGVGMLFFTKFLGARILTAFTGPKNMHLVPAANTYVQIRGLAWPAILVGWVAQSASLGMKDSWGPLKALAVASAVNGIGDIILCCFFGYGIAGAAWATMVSQVIAAFMMIGTLNKKGYNAFSLSIPSPKELVQILELAGPVFITMISKVAFYSLLAYFATSMGTNTIAAHQVMVQVYCMCTVWGEPLSQTAQSFMPELMYGVNRSLEKARMLLKSLVIIGALTGFILGTVGASIPWLFPFLFTADHEVIGEAGRDLRFLSLSMSGCFTLGGLLLVLVNSRGCGLPGCWWGLAGFQWARFCLALQRLASPHGILYSEEFNQHKLEILKAA; translated from the exons ATGGACTCCACAACCCTAGCTCTCCCCTCCCACTTTCCTGCTATGCGGATCCCTCGTCACAGACGATCAATCTCGCCTCTAACATTCTTTAACCagttttctccttcttcctcgtcttgttcttgttcttctctttcgcCTTCCACTGTAATCGTTTCCTTTGGAACATGTAATAGTCGACGCTTCAGAACTGCTTGTGTTGGCCCTCCTGAACAAGATATCGCCGACAAGCCTAATCGTGCGATTGACAATGACGAGGACTTCGTTTCAGTTACTTCCGTCCAGCTAGAAACCATCGAGGATGTTCCTTTGGTAGGAGCGGAGAATTTTGGTGCGGACAAGAGCATCTGGACACAGATGAAGGAGATCGTCATGTTTGCAGGCCCTGCAACTGGGCTCTGGATAAGTGGCCCCCTGATGAGTCTCATTGATACTGCAGTTATTGGCCAAGGGAGCTCAGTGGAGCTTGCTGCCTTAG GACCAGGCACCGTGGTTTGTGATTATCTGAGTTACGCCTTCATGTTCCTGTCCATATCCACTTCCAATATGATAGCCACGTCCCTCGCTAAAGAG GATATAAATGAAGTACAACATCAGATATCCATCTTGCTGTTTGTTGCTTTAGCTTGTGGTGTGGGAATGCTTTTCTTCACGAAATTTCTAGGCGCAAGGATACTAACTG CTTTCACTGGGCCAAAGAATATGCATTTAGTACCTGCTGCAAACACATATGTTCAG ATTCGAGGCTTAGCCTGGCCAGCGATTCTTGTCGGATGGGTTGCTCAAAGTGCCAG TCTAGGCATGAAAGATTCTTGGGGACCTTTGAAGGCTTTGGCAGTTGCTAGTGCTGTAAATGGCATTGGTGATATCATCTTATGCTGTTTCTTCGGATATGGTATTGCTGGTGCAGCTTGGGCAACAATGGTTTCACAG GTTATTGCAGCGTTTATGATGATTGGAACTCTGAACAAGAAAGGCTATAATGCTTTCTCTTTATCCATCCCATCACCCAAGGAACTAGTACAAATACTGGAGTTAGCTGGTCCAGTGTTCATAACAATGATATCAAAG GTGGCCTTTTACTCTCTTCTTGCATATTTTGCTACTTCTATGGGCACAAACACTATTGCAGCCCATCAG GTCATGGTTCAGGTTTACTGCATGTGTACTGTATGGGGGGAGCCCCTTTCTCAAACTGCACAGTCATTTATGCCTGAGTTGATGTATGGAGTTAATCGTAGTTTGGAAAAG GCAAGGATGTTACTGAAGTCACTTGTGATTATTGGAGCCTTAACTGGATTTATATTAGGAACTGTTGGGGCATCTATCCCTTGGTTGTTCCCTTTCCTTTTCACAGCTGATCATGAGGTCATTGGAGAG GCTGGCCGGGATCTTAGGTTTCTAAGTTTATCAATGAGTGGGTGTTTTACTTTGGGTGGCCTTCTGTTAGTG CTTGTGAACAGTAGAGGGTGTGGTCTGCCAGGCTGCTGGTGGGGACTTGCAGGATTTCAATGG GCTCGATTCTGCCTTGCTCTGCAACGGCTTGCTTCACCTCATGGCATACTATACTCGGAAGAATTCAACCAACATAAACTGGAAATTTTGAAAGCTGCATAG